The DNA segment CTACTCCCACCATTATATGTACTGTGTAACGGCCACTTAAGCCAAataaggatttttaaaatgactttgcTGCTCTTCTTACTCATTTCTCAGTACTTTACCCAAATTTGATAATTGTTGGTGACTTCAATATCCATATGGACAATGATAAAATCCCTCTTTCCAGAGATTTTACTTCTTGTCTGGAAAGTTTTGGGCTCCTACAATACATAAAATTTTCTACTCATTCTAAAAGTCATATCTTGGATTTGGTCTGCTGTTCTGGTGTTACCCCCACTCACTGTAAAGCCCATTTGTTTCCCCAATCTGAACATaagtttatttcttttactgtAAATACAACAGCCTCCAAAACCTGTACTCCCCGTGACATCACATTTAGGAAAATTAGTAATATTAACCCTGTTGATCTTTCATCTGCCATTTATGAccttccatttatttatttagctccTCATCCCCAGATGAACTTGTTTCTTACTATAATGTCAACCTCCATAACCTTCTTAACATATTTGCTCCACTTAAACACCGAACTGTCTCATTTTCCCGTTCAGCACCATGGTTTACTCTCAACCTACGCCATCTCAAAGCTAAAGGACACCAAACGGAACGTCTGTTCAAGAAAACCGGACTTACCATATACAAAGAAATGTATAACGATCATATCTTGTTGCATAAGGACTGCATTGCTTCAGCCAAATCTGCATACTATTCTGGTTTAATCAGTTCTAGTGAAAATAACTCCAGGtctctcttttcattgtttaataaaattataaaaccTCCGGACTCATTCCCCTGTCATATGGACTGCTGACTTTTGCAACTCTCATATCTTTTTTCACTCATAAAATCGCTGATATCCACCAACAACTTAACTCTGTAGGAGCTTCTAACTGTGaagtagactttctgttttcctCACTGTCTTCCTCCCagtcattttcatattttactcTTCCCTCCATAGCTGATGTATCAAATCTTattcaaaaatcaaaatcatcCACTTGTCAGCTCGACCCTCTTCTTACTGTGTTAGTTAAAGCTTGTCTTCCCTCACTGGCTCCTCTCATAATTAGTATTATCCACTCTTCCCTTAACACTGGAGTTATTCCTCCATCCCTGAAAACTGGTTCTGTCACTCCATTTCTCAAAAAGCCTGGTGCAGATCCCAATAATTTTGATAACCTCCGCCCGATATCAAACCTCCCCTTTATTTCAAAGATCCTTGAGAAAGTTGTTGCCTCCCAGCTTCACTCATACCTCAATGACCATAATCTCTACCAACAATTTCAATCTGGTTTCTGCCCCAATCATAGTACAGAAACTGCTTTTTTAAGGATTACTAATGACCTTCTGATGGCAGCTGATTCTGGTCTTTTAACCATTCTCATCCTTCTGGATCTTAGTGCGGCATTTGACACAATTTCTCATAATATCCTCCTGAGCAGATTAGCATCCATTGGCATTAGTCACACACCCCTTGCCTGGTTCACCTCATATCTCTCAGACCGCACTCAGTTTATCCAGCTTAAATCACACTCTTCAAGTCTCtatcctgtttctgctggtgtgccccagggttcagtattaatcagaatcagaatcagaatctttattgtcattgtcacaCGTACAATGAAATTAAGAAAGGTCCCCGATCAATGCGTCATCCCTAACaatatcagaaaaataaataaaaccataaaatttcaataaataaaataaacaaaataataaataaaatacttaaaatactAATAAGACATATCAGTaaacattcacatacattccCACATGCATGCCTCAGACCGTAAATGGATTAACATAAGAGTGGCGTGAAGTACATTATTTTGCAGTATTCAGATGTGTTATTGCGGTTGGATAAAAGCTGTGTTTGAGTCTATTTGTCCTTACACTGATTGCCCTGTACCGTCTGCCTGAGGGCAACAGTTCAAACAGGGAGTGGCCAGGATGTGAGGTGTCTTTAATGATGTTTTGGGCCTTTTTGAGACAGTGGATGTTGTGTAGGACTTCCAGTGTGGTGAGTGGGCAGCCAGTGATCTTTTGGGCAGTGTTAATGATCCCTCGTAGTGCTTTCCTCTGAGCTCCTGTGCAGCTAGTGTACCATATGCAAATGCAGTATGTTAGAACACTCTcaatggtggctctgtagaaggacaccaGCAGTCTTTGTGTGATGTTATTCCTCCTGAGAGTTCTCAGGAAGTACAGTCTCTGTTGGGCCTTTTTCAGCAGCTTGGAGGTGTTCACACTCCAGGAAAGGTTCTCCTCTATATTGACTCCCAGGAAGCGGAAGCTTGCCACCCTCTCTACGCAGTCCCCATTAATGAATAGTGGTTGAATCTCTGCCTTTTTCCTTCTGAAGTCTATTATGAGTTCTTTGGTTTTTGAAATGTTGAGGAGGAGGTTATTGGCCTTACACCATGACGTCAGCTGCTCCACCTCATCTCTGTACATAGACTCGTCACCCTTGGaaatgagccccaccacggtggtgTCGTCTGCGAATTTCACAAAGATGTTGCTGTGGTGGCGAGGAGTGCAGTCGTGTGTGTAGAGAGAGTAGAGCAgtggactgagcacacagccctgtggtgaGCCAGTGCTGAGACTCAGGGCTGAGGATGTGTGATGGCCAACTCTGACTCTCTGTCTACGGCCCGAGAGGAAGCTATAGATCCACGTGCAGGTGCTGTATGGAAGCCCCAGGTCTTGCAGCTTGGCCACCACTTTGTGTGGgaggatggtgttaaaagctgAGCAGTAATCCACGAAGAGCATCCGCACGTAGCTCCCATGCTCTTCCAGGAGTGTTATGGCAGCATGGAGTGCTGTGGCTACAGCGTCTTCCGTGGACCGGTTTGCTCTGTAGGCAAACTGGTGTGGGTCCAGGCTGCGGGGCAGTGCTGCTGCGATGTGTCTGCGGACCAGcttctcaaagcatttcattacCACCGGGGTGAGTGCCACCGGTCTGTAGTCATTCAGGCCGGTGATGTGGGGCTTTTTAGGCAAGGGGACTATGGTGGAGGACTTCAGGCAGAGAGGGACGGTCGCCTGTGCGAGGGATTTGTTGAAGATCCTGGTGAAGATCCCAGCCAGCTGTTCTGCGCAATCCCTCAATATTCTACCTGGCACACCGTCAGGACCCGCCGCCTTCCTCGAGTTAACAGCTTGCAGCATGCGCCTCACCTCGTGCTCTTCCAGGGTGAGGGTGGAGCTGCTGTGGGCGGCGTGTTGCTGCTGTGGCTCCAATACCACCGGTGCTATGgtctcaaagcgggcgaagaagaTATTCAGCTCCTCCGCCAGCGCCAGGTCACCTTCCGCAGCTCCGTGATTAATCCTATAGTTGGTAAGATGCTGGATGCCTTGCCACACCTGCCGGCTGCTGTTACTCTCCAGATGGTCCTCAATCCTCCTCCTATAGTCCCCCTTCGCCTCTCTGATGCCTCTCTTCAGGTTGGATCGGGCTGTGGTGTAGTGCTCCCTGTTGCCAGACCTGAACGCAATGTTCCTCTCCTTCAGCAGCTGCCTGACCTCCCGGGTCATCCAGGGCTTTTGGTTGGGATAAGCCCGGATACATTTAACTGCTGTAACAGTGTCTATGCAGTGTTTTATATAGCAGAGAACACAGTCTGTGAACATTTCCAAGTCCTGATGTTCAAAGATATCCCAATTAGTCCtgtcaaaacagtcctgcagctgcTGAGAGGCACCCTCTGGCCATATGGTAATATTCTTTGTGATGGTAGGAGCAGTTTTCTTGAGGGGGCATATGCAGGGATTAGAAACAGTGACAAGTGGTCAGACTGACCCAGATGTGGCAAAGGTCTGGCCCTGTAGCCCATTTGATGTTGGAATAAACTTTGTCCAGAATCTTGTCACCCCTAGTGGCACACTTGACGTGCTGATGAAATTTGGGGATTGCTGTTTTAAGTCTGCGTGATTGAAGTCCCCTGCTACGATATGTACAGCATCAGGGTAAATACTCTGTTTATTATTGATGTTTGTATGCAGGAGTGCGATCGccgagttagcattagcatcagGTGGTATGTAAACAGCTGTTATTATGACAACGGTGAACTCCTAGGTAGGTAGATGGGCCTGCATTTTACAGTCAGATATTCAATGTCCGTGAACAGTGACGGTCTGTTATCACTGTGTTGGTACACCAGCTGTTGTTCACATACATACAGAGCCCCCTCCCTTTGCGCTTACCGGAGTCCACTGTTCGGTCATGTCGCTGTGTGGTGTAGCCTGCTAGCTCAATAGCAGAGTCTGGAATGGATTGATGTAGCCAGGATTCAGTGATAAGAAGGATGCATGAGTCTTTGATGAAGTTATTCGCTGCTATTTGCAACCTCAATTCATCCAACTTGTTCGCGAGGGATCTGGCATTTGTGATGAATAGGCTGGGGAGCGGTGGTTTGAGTGGCTGCCTCCGTAGCCTGGCTAGTGCGCCGGCCCTGCAGCCTCGCCATCTTCTTCTCTCTCGACGCCGCCTGCGCCTCAACCCCGAAGGGATAACAATCCATGGGGAGCCCGGACTCCTTGCTATTTCCGCCGGTATCTTGTGTAAGCGGACAAATTTGCTAGTCACGCTCTCGCGGTAACTTACTCCAATCTTGAGGAGATCATATTGGCTGTAGATGTTATTCGCTTGGCCGGtagaacacaaaaacaaacatatggCGTACAAAATCATCCAAACATAGCATCGATCGGTGGAACGCTGAGCTGCTGCAACTACGTGTGCCGCCATCTTTCAAGGAGAGGCCTCTTTAATTCATTATCTACATGCTCCCTCTTGGCCAAATAGGGAGCATGTATTCCGAAAATATAATATCACTTTTCgttgttatgctgatgacatctACATTTCCAAATATTccgaaaatataatataacttttcattgttatgctgatgacatctACATTTCCTCCAAACCTAATTCATCCCTTCCACCTCCCTCCCTCTCGAACTGTCTTATGGAGATCAGATCTTGGTTCTCCTCCAATTTTCTCAAACTTACCAGTAATAAAACAGAAGTTTTACTCATTGGCACAGCCTCTACCTTAACCAAATCTCACAGTTTCTCCATTAATATTGAATATTCCCCCATCCTTCCTTCCCCGCAGGTAAAGAGTTTGGGTGTCATACTTGACAGTACTCTCTTATTTCAGTCTCACATTAATTACATAACCCAGTCTGCATACTTTCACTTGTAACATTAACCGACTTCGTCCCTTCCTTACTCCCCATGCTGCTGCCATCCTTGTCCATAGTCTTATTACTTCCCGGATCGATGATTGCAGCTCCCTCCTATTTGGTCTCCCCAATAAGTCCCTCCATAAACTTCAACTTCTTCAGAATTCTGCAGCTCGGGTCATAACTCGTACTCCCTTAAGAGACCATATCACCCCAATTCTTCAACAGCTTCACTGGTTGCCCATAGAAGCCAggataaactttaaaatcttaGTTCTCACGTTTAAGTGTATTCATAATCTTGCCCCTCCTTATCTCTGTGATCTGCTTCATATCACCACAGTTTCCCGCTTCTTCATCTGCTACTCATCTTGTTGTTCCTTCTGCTCACCTTACATCTATGGGGCACAGAGCTTTCAGTTGCTCTGTTCCTCGGCTCTGGAACTCACTTCCTTCAGCCTTAAGAAATATAGATTCCCTTCCCTTATTTAAATCACAACTCAAAACCTACTTGTTTAAACTGGCTTACTCGctttaatacacattttactTGCTGTGAAatcgtgttttttttgttttttaatttgttgtttgtgGTTGTATTTTGCTagtttctgtattttaatttattagaaTCTATTTTAATCTACTATTTGATGTCTTTTTCTCTTGTAAGGGGACCTTGGGTTTTAGAAAGATgccctcaaataaaatgtattattattattaaaataaacatctaCAAAACTGCAATGCTATTTGTGTCAGGTCCTTTTTGTATTAGAGGTGTTTTTGAATTAACAGAATTGGATTGGATGTTCATGAttctaatatttttgtttttcttttcttttagggCTCCAacctgtgtttgtgctgcatgGGAACGATTTACACTTGGATATAGAGAAAGCTGTTGTACTTGACAAAAAGACTGACTTCTTCTGGAAGTTTAATACCACTAATTATGTTGGtaaaatcagttataataaagAGGCAGtattgtttgacagctatgaaGGAAGAGCTGATTTTTTTGGACATAATTACTCTTTggtattaaaaaatgtaaaacacgATGACAGTGGAGATTATACTGCAGTAGTGACTGGGGGAAAAGAGCAAAGGGTAGGTGAATTCAAGGTCAAAGTCCAAGGTAGGTTTATTTTagtcattttcatttcaaatattgACACAGCATATATCTGTGTTAATTCTATTCACACATGCTTTTAATTCCCAGATCCAGTGTCTGCAGTTAATCTGACAttgacctccagcagctcaGACTCCTGTAACCTGACTGTAACCTGCACTATAGTGGACCTGAACATCAGCCGTACTTTTAAATGTGATGCTCACAACTGCTCTCTGTTGGGAGAAAATCTCAGCAGCACAGACATGCTTTCCTCTCTGATTGTTTACCTGCAGCAAGACACCGTCTTTTGTAATCATAGCAATGAAGTAAGCTGGAAAAATAGCACGATGGTGCTAAAATCTCAATGTGACATGAAGTCAGGTAAGATTAGATGCCACAGAAATAatgaatgaaaatttaaaagatAACCTTTTAAAGATGTCATGCAGCAGAACTTTAGTGAAATACAAACTAAAAATATTTGAAGATTGAGTTTTCTAGtctagcaaaaaaagaaaagaaaaaaaaagccataaatatctaatattattattttttgtattaataacaacaacttcaaatTGTACAGTGCTTTgtaaacagttttgtttttccccctttaCAGGCCACATAGATGCCAACAATACTATCgtgactgtgtgtgttgtggttGCCATCATCATAATCCTCGTTGTAGGTTATATTCATCATCGAACGAAACAAAAAAGTAAGTCCAAGCGAGTATTTATCAAGATATtgcaaaagtaaataaataaaaaatcatcaAAATACTTGTTGTTGCAAAATACATTGCTTTTTGCCAAAGTACTTTACTGATCCCCACTATGAGTGACCAGGGGGCATCAATTCCCATTATCACATGTTATAAAACATGTAATACACACGCCGGTCCACTGTGTCCATTCCACGCTTTGCCACTCTGAAATGTGAAATCTGCATGCATGTAGAAGTtgcagtaacagcagagggagatattttatttcaagccaacatgaaaataattatGGGAAAGCATTTAAACTGACATTATTAATACATTTACACGTGTATACATATACTAAGAACCCTGGAATGTACTTCATATGTTTCTTGCTCACTTCTGACTTTGTggctttaaatattttatctcCTTCTGCTGGTACAACAGCATTTGCATACAGTAATGAAActtctgcatgtgtgtcttttttacactttggagaggcaaagcttGAATTGGACGCAGTGGACTGGTGTGTCTATTACATGATCTGCCGTGATATCAGGTTGCAGTGCCATGACAGGTCTTGCTTATGTGTGAGAATTCAATTATTTTGATAAAATTTGGATTTAATGTAAAATCAGCTGAAATTACTTAGAAATGCAGAATTATAGAAATTGTCAATTAAAGCCTgcaaagaaaaatgacaaatcACTGCAAataatacatatttatttatgtctGAACACCAGATACCAGAGAAACCATTGAAAACACAGTGTATGCAGTTCCTGAGGTAAGTGTGGTAAATGAGATTTGACTTAGGTAGAAACAAGCAGCTTCTACCGGACACTTATTTGTGTTACTGGTCACACTACGTGTTTTTGCTCAGGTGCTTTGAACTCAGTCAGCCTGCTGAATCTTTAGATGTTCCATGTTTCATTTAACCAGAGGGTTCAGTCTAGAAAGTAAACCATACAGTGCCTTTCTTTATATTGTTAGTGTGTTATCAAACTGCTGAATTTGTTTGCTTGTGCTTACaattttttattgtattaatGCATCAAAACAAAATGTCCAGTTATAAGAACAGGTGACACAAGCCCTTATCATGGTTTGGTTACAAACTGGACTCAGAGAGCAGACTCAGATGACTAATGACAGTTTTATGGACTTTACTGAAAGGCAGTGTATTTTTAACTGCAACAGTTAAGTGGGTGGGGCACAGCGGCTTCACTACAGGAGCACACATGCACAGTGCCACAAAGGAGAGAGAGTGTTAACTGCAGGAGCAATGGATTATTGTGGAGCTTGTGCAAATTTATAACAGTCTTATTTGGTGGATTAGGAGGAATATTTAGTTGGCAGAAGGAAGCCTAGGGTGCTGGCAGGCGGGCAGGGAGACTGTGgagaggagagacagagaaactATTAAGAGCACTGAA comes from the Oreochromis aureus strain Israel breed Guangdong linkage group 18, ZZ_aureus, whole genome shotgun sequence genome and includes:
- the LOC120434141 gene encoding uncharacterized protein LOC120434141; translation: MIIDLELPARSFTLIEPFPTGYIQRGPDQDVDPQGVCVVRAHLGCCFHRSSPSDSFTSVLYYGTSVTPLLLGCLSTCGSLPLSRHRFQAPPQSKTRRPPRKTDRAVDHNVLAHLVRAAKPTVRHGNSSINFGLLNIRSLTGKGHLVQDLLSDRLQPVFVLHGNDLHLDIEKAVVLDKKTDFFWKFNTTNYVGKISYNKEAVLFDSYEGRADFFGHNYSLVLKNVKHDDSGDYTAVVTGGKEQRVGEFKVKVQDPVSAVNLTLTSSSSDSCNLTVTCTIVDLNISRTFKCDAHNCSLLGENLSSTDMLSSLIVYLQQDTVFCNHSNEVSWKNSTMVLKSQCDMKSGHIDANNTIVTVCVVVAIIIILVVGYIHHRTKQKNTRETIENTVYAVPETSSSRGGQRQLLLQQKVDIEVKNERKRDQLHQKLEHCVHILSMCYPNNTTCGTESNQ